In a genomic window of Mercenaria mercenaria strain notata unplaced genomic scaffold, MADL_Memer_1 contig_3334, whole genome shotgun sequence:
- the LOC128552968 gene encoding uncharacterized protein LOC128552968: MSVIWTFISNGRELKLTELFYIANNATALFHGPEARFNFYYDNPEGFYTFVINITGAQYSRVTRADDGVYRCSLTNGDTLLDSKEVKLTVLNPVESVSIEIHDAEHNIIASSKKAVTKNATQVNLTPGQYMVKCDASGSNPKPVMHLLLNDEKPHVSTTTMKDKNAVFTSYRGSFTVDSLKVNAHNALQTLTCLANIPGDYYPSAEAGLALMA, translated from the exons gGTTATATGGACATTTATTTCCAACGGCAGAGAGCTAAAGCTAACTGAACTATTCTACATAGCAAATAATGCGACGGCCTTGTTCCATGGCCCCGAGGCACGATTCAATTTCTATTATGACAACCCTGAAGGCTTCTACACATTTGTTATTAACATCACAGGTGCACAGTATAGTa GAGTAACACGAGCTGATGATGGTGTATACCGCTGTTCCCTTACGAACGGTGATACTTTGCTCGATAGTAAGGAAGTCAAGCTCACTGTCCTCA ACCCTGTCGAGTCAGTATCTATTGAAATTCATGACGCTGAACACAATATTATTGCATCGTCTAAGAAGGCTGTTACCAAAAATGCTACGCAAGTCAATCTGACTCCAGGACAGTATATG GTGAAATGTGATGCATCAGGCAGCAACCCAAAACCAGTAATGCACCTCTTACTTAATGACGAGAAGCCACATGTTTCTACAACTACAATGAAAGACAAGAACGCTGTGTTCACTTCTTATCGCGGATCTTTCACGGTCGATAGTCTTAAGGTTAATGCCCACAATGCATTACAAACTCTGACGTGTTTGGCAAATATTCCTGGTGATTATTATCCGTCTGCAGAAGCAGGACTTGCCTTGATGGCTG